Proteins encoded together in one Ipomoea triloba cultivar NCNSP0323 chromosome 4, ASM357664v1 window:
- the LOC116014950 gene encoding E3 ubiquitin-protein ligase SP1 gives MAPWGGVTCCLSAAALYLLGRSSGRDAEALKSVTRVNHLKDLAQLLDTASKVLPFVVTISGRVGSDTPISCQYSGLRGVILEETAEQHFLKHNDAGSWIQDSALMLSMCKEVPWYLDDGTGRAFVVGGRGATGLVLTVGSEVFEEAGRSIGRGMLDYLQGLKMLGVKRVERVLPVGTPLTVIGEAVKDDIGTVRIQRPHKGPFYVSRKTIDQLIMNLGKWARWYKYASMGFTVVGVYLLVKHAFQYIMERRRHWELRKRVLAAAAKKSGQEDEGSSIKEENGADSKKDRLMPDLCVICLEQEYNTVFVQCGHMCCCMACSSHLTNCPLCRRRIEQVVRTFRH, from the exons ATGGCTCCTTGGGGTGGGGTAACCTGCTGTTTGAGTGCGGCTGCTCTTTATCTTCTTGGGAGGAGCAGTGGAAG GGATGCAGAGGCCTTGAAATCTGTTACCAGAGTGAATCATTTGAAGGATTTGG CGCAATTGTTAGATACTGCTTCCAAGGTCTTGCCTTTTGTTGTCACAATATCTGGAAGGGTTGGTTCAGATACGCCAATTAGCTGCCAATACAGTGGCTTACGTGGAGTAATTCTCGAAGAAACG GCCGAGCAACATTTTCTTAAACACAATGATGCTGGTTCATGGATACAGGATTCTGCCTTAATGCTTTCTATGTGTAAAGAAGTTCCTTGGTATTTG GATGATGGCACAGGACGTGCGTTTGTAGTTGGCGGCCGAGGTGCCACGGGTTTGGTATTGACTGTTGGGAGTGAAGTGTTTGAAGAAGCGGGGCGATCCATTGGACGGGGAATGCTAGATTATCTTCAAGGTCTTAAG ATGCTTGGCGTGAAGAGAGTTGAACGTGTACTTCCCGTTGGCACACCCTTGACAGTTATTGGTGAG GCCGTTAAGGATGACATAGGGACAGTTCGGATCCAGCGACCTCATAAAGGCCCATTTTATGTCTCTCGTAAAACTATTGACCAGCTTATTATGAATCTTGGGAAATGGGCGAG GTGGTACAAATATGCTTCAATGGGATTTACCGTTGTTGGTGTTTATCTGCTTGTAAAACATGCTTTCCAGTACATTATGGAAAGAAGGCGCCACTGGGAACTGCGTAAGAG AGTTCTTGCTGCTGCAGCTAAAAAATCTGGACAAGAAGATGAAG GTTCGAGCATAAAAGAGGAAAACGGAGCAGATAGTAAAAAGGACCGGTTAATGCCAGATTTATGTGTAATATGCCTGGAGCAGGAATACAATACAGTTTTTGTCCA GTGTGGGCATATGTGCTGTTGCATGGCGTGCTCGTCGCACTTGACAAACTGCCCTCTTTGCCGGAGACGGATTGAGCAGGTAGTCCGGACCTTTCGTCACTAA
- the LOC116015540 gene encoding elongation factor Tu, mitochondrial, producing MASVAFRNPSSRRLLYLSPQIHACCRGSVLAQPSLSESPSQNETPLFSNPWWRSMATFTRTKPHVNVGTIGHVDHGKTTLTAAITKVLAEEGKAKAVAFDEIDKAPEEKKRGITIATAHVEYETAKRHYAHVDCPGHADYVKNMITGAAQMDGGILVVSAPDGPMPQTKEHILLARQVGVPSLVCFLNKVDAVDDEELLELVEMELRELLSFYKFPGDEIPIIRGSALSALQGTNDEIGRKAILKLMDAVDAYIPDPVRVLDKPFLMPIEDVFSIQGRGTVATGRVEQGTIKVGEDVEILGLMQGNLKSTVTGVEMFKKILDYGQAGDNVGLLLRGLKRDDIQRGMVIAKPGTVKTYKRFEAEIYVLTKDEGGRHTAFFSNYRPQFYMRTADITGKVELPEDVKMVMPGDNVTAIFELISPVPLEKGQRFALREGGRTVGAGVVSKVIS from the exons ATGGCGTCGGTCGCATTCAGAAACCCTAGCTCGAGGCGCTTGCTCTATCTATCTCCACAAATCCACGCCTGCTGCCGGGGATCGGTTTTAGCTCAGCCCTCGCTCTCCGAATCGCCGTCTCAAAATGAGACTCCCTTGTTTTCCAACCCCTGGTGGAGATCTATGGCTACCTTTACTCGAAC AAAGCCTCATGTTAATGTGGGAACAATTGGGCATGTTGATCATGGAAAGACTACACTAACTGCAGCAATTACAAag GTCCTAGCTGAAGAAGGAAAGGCTAAAGCTGTTGCCTTTGATGAAATTGATAAAGCACCTGAAGAGAAAAAAAGAGGAATTACTATTGCAACG GCTCATGTGGAGTATGAGACTGCTAAGAGACACTATGCTCATGTAGATTGTCCAGGGCATGCTGATTATGTTAAA AACATGATTACTGGAGCTGCCCAAATGGATGGTGGCATTCTCGTTGTATCTGCACCCGATGGACCCATGCCCCAAACGAAAGAGCATATTTTGCTTGCACGCCAG GTTGGTGTACCATCACTTGTGTGCTTTTTGAACAAAGTTGATGCTGTTGATGATGAAGAACTACTTGAACTCGTGGAAATGGAACTCCGTG AATTGCTTAGTTTCTACAAGTTCCCTGGGGATGAAATCCCTATCATTCGAGGTTCTGCTCTGTCAGCTTTACAGGGTACAAATGATGAAATTGGAAGGAAGGCTATTTTGAAGTTAATGGATGCTGTAGATGCATATATTCCGGATCCTGTTCGTGTGCTTGATAAGCCATTCCTAATGCCAATTGAAGATGTTTTCTCTATTCAG GGACGTGGAACAGTGGCTACTGGCCGTGTTGAGCAAGGAACTATAAAGGTGGGAGAAGATGTGGAGATTTTGGGGCTGATGCAG GGAAATCTCAAAAGTACAGTGACTGGTGTTGAAATGTTCAAGAAGATCTTGGATTATGGACAA GCTGGTGACAATGTTGGTCTTCTACTGCGTGGTTTAAAGCGTGATGATATCCAGCGAGGAATG GTGATTGCAAAGCCTGGAACAGTGAAAACATATAAGAGGTTTGAGGCAGAGATATATGTGCTCACCAAGGACGAAGGTGGCCGCCACACTGCATTTTTCTCAAACTATAGGCCTCAGTTTTACATGAGGACAGCTGACATCACGGGTAAAGTGGAGTTGCCAGAAGATGTCAAGATGGTCATGCCTGGGGATAATGTAACCGCTATTTTTGAGCTAATCTCTCCTGTTCCACTGGAAAAAG GTCAAAGATTTGCCTTGAGGGAAGGTGGCAGGACAGTCGGTGCTGGCGTTGTTTCCAAAGTTATAAGCTGA
- the LOC116015541 gene encoding uncharacterized protein LOC116015541 isoform X2, protein MVGCLMASRGFSPWLLLPQEQGTGRLSKEHLSFVPSPGTNQDILKPSSVNLRLQQKEDLWKTVCMLLDAKQIIQMNTYSADSPSNSVLFSFGIAEQCRRHENVLKYLMSGSSEVDLSTLHDVMCPQALAMPESLSASSLAESQSSLIYPSSSFSLQIPPSDVAGFFGHDLEIAPLSDGRLCPSESTTLVEMKDILSIISEYYQLKNLNSINSGKQSLLVPYFDRKMTREAKAKPSTQKLESPESLKYKTSPKKKSNKKLIDERDLYRNNNLHACESLLSIMVDKKRQGRTAINSLKKSGSELPRFLTQFSAVIAGTGLAVLFSVACNLACGRVAFSAPKIFNTGLGLTLVWLSWGVNNLRDTVISISKCSGKVGAREEEMMNNLDKNVKEIYFRAAAFMAVAALRFI, encoded by the exons ATGGTTGGGTGTCTCATGGCTTCTCGTGGGTTCTCTCCTTGGCTTCTTCTCCCTCAAGAACAGGGCACGGGTAGGCTCTCCAAG GAGCATCTGTCTTTTGTTCCGAGTCCTGGAACGAACCAAGATATACTCAAGCCAAGTTCAGTTAACCTAAGGTTGCAGCAAAAAGAGGACTTGTGGAAAACCGTGTGTATGCTCTTGGATGCTAAACAGATTATCCAGATGAATACGTACAGTG CTGACTCTCCTTCCAATTCAGTGCTCTTCAGCTTTGGGATTGCGGAACAATGCAGAAGGCACGAGAATGTTCTGAAGTACCTCATGTCTGGTTCAAGCGAAGTGGATTTGTCTACACTGCATGATGTAATGTGTCCACAAGCTTTGGCCATGCCTGAATCGCTATCTGCTTCTTCTTTGGCTGAGTCTCAGTCGTCCCTTATATACCCTAGTAGTTCATTCTCCCTCCAGATTCCCCCTTCGGATGTTGCAGGGTTCTTCGGCCATGACCTAGAAATTGCTCCCCTTTCTGATGGACGACTGTGTCCTAGTGAATCTACTACTTTGGTCGAGATGAAGGATATACTTTCTATAATTTCCGAGTATTACCAGTTGAAGAATTTGAACTCAATCAACAGTGGAAAGCAGTCATTGCTGGTTCCATACTTCGACAG GAAAATGACCAGGGAAGCGAAGGCTAAACCTTCTACTCAGAAGCTTGAAAG TCCCGAGAGTTTGAAGTACAAGACATCACCGAAAAAGAAAAGCAACAAGAAACTGATCGACGAGAGAGATCTTTACAGGAACAACAATCTCCATGCCTGTGAAAGCCTCCTCTCCATAATGGTAGACAAGAAGCGACAGGGGAGAACAGCCATCAACTCGCTGAAGAAATCTGGCAGCGAACTTCCCAGGTTTCTCACCCAGTTCTCTGCTGTAATTGCTGGCACTGGCCTTGCTGTCCTTTTCTCCGTCGCCTGCAATCTAGCATGCGGGAGAGTGGCCTTCTCTGCACCCAAAATCTTCAACACTGGGTTAGGTCTTACTCTGGTTTGGCTTTCATGGGGCGTGAACAATCTAAGGGACACGGTTATCTCAATCAGTAAATGTTCGGGCAAGGTGGGCGCGAGAGAAGAGGAGATGATGAATAACCTGGACAAGAATGTGAAGGAGATTTATTTCAGGGCTGCAGCTTTCATGGCTGTCGCCGCTCTAAGGTTCATTTGA
- the LOC116015541 gene encoding uncharacterized protein LOC116015541 isoform X1 produces MVGCLMASRGFSPWLLLPQEQGTGRLSKEHLSFVPSPGTNQDILKPSSVNLRLQQKEDLWKTVCMLLDAKQIIQMNTYSGRPLVVDIQADSPSNSVLFSFGIAEQCRRHENVLKYLMSGSSEVDLSTLHDVMCPQALAMPESLSASSLAESQSSLIYPSSSFSLQIPPSDVAGFFGHDLEIAPLSDGRLCPSESTTLVEMKDILSIISEYYQLKNLNSINSGKQSLLVPYFDRKMTREAKAKPSTQKLESPESLKYKTSPKKKSNKKLIDERDLYRNNNLHACESLLSIMVDKKRQGRTAINSLKKSGSELPRFLTQFSAVIAGTGLAVLFSVACNLACGRVAFSAPKIFNTGLGLTLVWLSWGVNNLRDTVISISKCSGKVGAREEEMMNNLDKNVKEIYFRAAAFMAVAALRFI; encoded by the exons ATGGTTGGGTGTCTCATGGCTTCTCGTGGGTTCTCTCCTTGGCTTCTTCTCCCTCAAGAACAGGGCACGGGTAGGCTCTCCAAG GAGCATCTGTCTTTTGTTCCGAGTCCTGGAACGAACCAAGATATACTCAAGCCAAGTTCAGTTAACCTAAGGTTGCAGCAAAAAGAGGACTTGTGGAAAACCGTGTGTATGCTCTTGGATGCTAAACAGATTATCCAGATGAATACGTACAGTGGTAGGCCTCTAGTAGTTGATATTCAAG CTGACTCTCCTTCCAATTCAGTGCTCTTCAGCTTTGGGATTGCGGAACAATGCAGAAGGCACGAGAATGTTCTGAAGTACCTCATGTCTGGTTCAAGCGAAGTGGATTTGTCTACACTGCATGATGTAATGTGTCCACAAGCTTTGGCCATGCCTGAATCGCTATCTGCTTCTTCTTTGGCTGAGTCTCAGTCGTCCCTTATATACCCTAGTAGTTCATTCTCCCTCCAGATTCCCCCTTCGGATGTTGCAGGGTTCTTCGGCCATGACCTAGAAATTGCTCCCCTTTCTGATGGACGACTGTGTCCTAGTGAATCTACTACTTTGGTCGAGATGAAGGATATACTTTCTATAATTTCCGAGTATTACCAGTTGAAGAATTTGAACTCAATCAACAGTGGAAAGCAGTCATTGCTGGTTCCATACTTCGACAG GAAAATGACCAGGGAAGCGAAGGCTAAACCTTCTACTCAGAAGCTTGAAAG TCCCGAGAGTTTGAAGTACAAGACATCACCGAAAAAGAAAAGCAACAAGAAACTGATCGACGAGAGAGATCTTTACAGGAACAACAATCTCCATGCCTGTGAAAGCCTCCTCTCCATAATGGTAGACAAGAAGCGACAGGGGAGAACAGCCATCAACTCGCTGAAGAAATCTGGCAGCGAACTTCCCAGGTTTCTCACCCAGTTCTCTGCTGTAATTGCTGGCACTGGCCTTGCTGTCCTTTTCTCCGTCGCCTGCAATCTAGCATGCGGGAGAGTGGCCTTCTCTGCACCCAAAATCTTCAACACTGGGTTAGGTCTTACTCTGGTTTGGCTTTCATGGGGCGTGAACAATCTAAGGGACACGGTTATCTCAATCAGTAAATGTTCGGGCAAGGTGGGCGCGAGAGAAGAGGAGATGATGAATAACCTGGACAAGAATGTGAAGGAGATTTATTTCAGGGCTGCAGCTTTCATGGCTGTCGCCGCTCTAAGGTTCATTTGA